One genomic window of Camelina sativa cultivar DH55 chromosome 5, Cs, whole genome shotgun sequence includes the following:
- the LOC104785914 gene encoding kinesin-like protein KIN-5C has protein sequence MSSRHDKEKGVNVQVLLRCRPFSDDELRSNAPQVLTCNDLQREVAVSQNIAGKHIDRVFTFDKVFGPSAQQKDLYDQAVIPIVNEVLEGFNCTIFAYGQTGTGKTYTMEGECRRSKSAPSGGLPAEAGVIPRAVKQIFDTLEGQQAEYSVKVTFLELYNEEITDLLAPEDLSKVASEDKQKKPLPLMEDGKGGVLVRGLEEEIVTSANEIFTLLERGSSKRRTAETFLNKQSSRSHSLFSITIHIKEATPEGEELIKCGKLNLVDLAGSENISRSGARDGRAREAGEINKSLLTLGRVISALVEHLGHVPYRDSKLTRLLRDSLGGRTKTCIIATVSPAVHCLEETLSTLDYAHRAKNIRNKPEVNQKMMKSTLIKDLYGEIERLKAEVYASREKNGVYMPKERYYQEESEKKAMAEQIEQMGGQIENYQKKLEELQDKYSGQVRHCSDLTSKLDTTEKNLSQTCKVLASTNEELKKSQYAMKEKDFIISEQKKAENVLVQQACILQSNLEKATRDNASLHQKIGREDKLSADNKKVVDSYQTELSEQIGNLFNRVASCLSQQNAHLQGVNKLSQSRLEAHNKAILEMKNKVRASKDLYSSHLEEVQNVVRLHKANSNACLEEVSALTTSSACSIDEFLASGDETTSSLFDELQSALSSHQGEMALFARELRQRFHTTMEQTQEMFEYTSTFFQKLMTESKNAESRAAEANDSQINSIIDFQKTYEAQSKSDTEKLIADLTNLVSSHIRRQHELVDSRLHNFKDAVSSNKTFLDEHVSAVNNLANDAKRKWETFSMQAENEAREGADFSAAKHCRMELLLQQSVGHAESAFKHCKRTHESLKEMNSKQVTDVSSLVRSACNNNEQHDAEVDSARTAAEKDVTLKRDEIIQQIDRMSEDEKASVSQVLENVRSHEKSLKSFQEDQCCQARCIEDKAQETFQQKYMEYEPTGTTPMRSEPDVPTKATIESLRAMPIETLLIEFRENNSYESFATKESKPQQLTRSPLSQVN, from the exons ATGTCTAGCCGCCACGACAAAGAGAAAGGCGTTAATGTTCAAGTTCTCCTTCGATGCAG GCCATTTAGTGATGATGAATTAAGGAGCAATGCTCCTCAGGTTCTCACTTGTAATGATTTGCAAAGAGAAGTTGCTGTTTCCCAAAACATCGCTGGGAAACACATTGATAGGGTTTTCACTTTTGATAAG GTGTTTGGACCATCAGCACAACAGAAGGATTTGTACGATCAGGCAGTTATTCCAATTGTGAACGAAGTACTTGAAGGTTTTAATTGTACAATTTTTGCTTATGGTCAGACTGGTACAGGGAAAACTTATACTATGGAAGGAGAATGTAGAAGGTCAAAG AGCGCACCTAGTGGAGGTCTTCCGGCAGAAGCAGGTGTTATACCTAGAGCTGTAAAACAAATCTTTGATACGCTTGAGGGTCAGCAAGCTGAGTACAGTGTTAAAGTCACGTTTTTAGAACTCTACAATGAAGAGATTACTGATTTGCTTGCTCCTGAGGATCTATCTAAAGTTGCTTCTgaagataaacaaaagaagcCGTTACCTTTAATGGAAGACGGCAAAGGTGGTGTTCTTGTTAGAGGATTGGAAGAGGAAATTGTCACAAGTGCCAATGAAATCTTTACTTTGCTCGAGAGAGGTTCTTCTAAACGACGGACTGCTGAAACATTCTTGAATAAACAATCTAG TCGGTCACATTCGCTCTTCTCAATAACAATACATATTAAGGAAGCTACTCCAGAAGGTGAAGAACTAATCAAGTGTGGCAAGCTGAACTTGGTTGACTTGGCAGGATCAGAAAATATATCACGTTCTGGTGCTAGGGAT GGCCGGGCTCGAGAAGCTGgtgaaataaacaaaagtctTCTTACATTAGGACGAGTGATCAGTGCTTTGGTTGAACATCTTGGACACGTTCCTTACAG GGATAGTAAGCTCACCCGTTTACTGCGTGATTCACTTGGTGGGAGAACAAAGACATGTATCATAGCAACAGTTTCACCTGCCGTTCATTGTCTGGAGGAGACCCTAAGTACTCTAGATTATGCACACAGGGCTAAGAATATTAGAAACAAGCCGGAG GTCaaccagaaaatgatgaaatctACTTTGATAAAGGACCTTTATGGTGAAATAGAACGACTTAAGGCGG AGGTATATGCTTCCCGTGAGAAAAATGGTGTTTATATGCCAAAAGAGAGATACTATCAAGAGGAGAGTGAAAAAAAG GCAATGGCTGAGCAGATTGAACAGATGGGTGGTCAGATAGAGAATTATCAGAAA AAACTTGAGGAGTTGCAAGATAAGTATTCCGGTCAAGTGCGGCACTGCTCTGATCTGACTAGCAAGCTAGATACCACTGAg AAAAACTTGAGCCAAACATGCAAAGTTCTTGCTTCCACAAACGAGGAATTAAAGAAATCTCAATATGCCATGAAGGAGAAAGATTTCATCATTTCAGAGCAGAAAAAAGCTG AAAATGTACTGGTTCAACAAGCTTGCATTTTGCAATCCAACTTAGAGAAAGCTACTAGAGACAATGCTTCATTACACCAGAAAATTG GAAGAGAGGACAAGCTCAGTGCGGACAATAAAAAAGTGGTCGACAGTTATCAAACAGAACTTTCTGAACAAATTGGAAATTTGTTCAATAGGGTTGCTTCTTGTTTGTCTCAGCAAAATGCACACCTTCAGGGTGTTAACAAATTGTCCCAGTCTCGCTTAGAGGCACACAACAAG GCCATTTTAGAAATGAAAAATAAGGTTAGAGCTTCAAAGGATTTATATAGTTCCCACTTGGAGGAAGTGCAGAACGTAGTTCGGTTGCACAAGGCAAACTCGAATGCTTGTCTTGAGGAAGTTTCAGCATTGACGACTTCAAGTGCATGTTCCATAGATGAG TTCCTTGCTTCAGGAGATGAGACAACATCATCGTTATTTGACGAACTTCAGAGTGCTCTCTCGTCCCATCAGGGAGAAATGGCTCTCTTTGCAAGGGAGCTGAGACAG AGGTTCCACACAACAATGGAGCAAACACAGGAGATGTTTGAATACACAAGTACGTTCTTTCAGAAGCTTATGACAGAGTCTAAAAATGCTGAGAGTCGTGCTGCAGAAGCGAATGATAGTCAAATAAACAGCATTATCGATTTTCAGAAGACTTACGAG GCTCAATCAAAATCTGATACAGAGAAACTTATAGCGGACTTAACTAACCTAGTCTCAAGTCACATTCGTCGTCAACATGAATTG GTGGATTCAAGACTCCACAACTTTAAAGATGCCGTCTCTTCCAACAAAACTTTCTTGGATGAACATGTCTCTGCTGTTAATAATCTAGCTAATGACGCAAAAAGAAAGTGGGAGACATTCTCCATGCAAGCTGAGAATGAAGCCAGAGAAGGTGCTGATTTCTCGGCTGCAAAACATTGTCGAATGGAGTTACTGCTTCAGCAATC TGTGGGTCATGCGGAATCAGCTTTTAAACACTGCAAGAGAACTCATGAATCTCTAAAGGAAATGAACAGTAAGCAAGTCACAGATGTCTCTTCGCTTGTTAG GTCTGCTTGTAATAATAATGAGCAGCACGATGCCGAAGTAGATTCGGCAAGGACTGCGGCTGAAAAAGATGTAACACTGAAAAGGGATGAAATAATCCAGCAGATTGACC GCATGTCAGAGGACGAAAAAGCGTCTGTATCACAAGTATTGGAAAATGTCAGGTCGCATGAAAAATCTCTTAAAAGTTTCCAAGAGGATCAGTGTTGCCAAGCCAGATGCATTGAGGATAAAGCTCAAGAAACTTTCCAACAAAAATACATG
- the LOC104785913 gene encoding auxin-responsive protein SAUR15-like, which produces MLGKRIASFKNLAKKVKSINTTTKSGGEGGSESTHNESLLMSEAEEAAMATTKTPTGTFAVYVGEERVRRVVPTSYLNHPLFRMLLDKSHDEFLCFEQKVMLVVPCSLSVFQDVVNAVESCNGNFDFGDFVEEFL; this is translated from the coding sequence atgctggGAAAAAGAATAGCTTCGTTCAAGAACTTAGCCAAGAAAGTGAAGAGCATCAACACGACGACGAAAAGCGGAGGAGAAGGCGGCTCCGAGTCAACACATAACGAGTCACTTCTGATGAGCGAGGCGGAGGAGGCGGCGATGGCGACAACAAAGACGCCAACGGGGACGTTCGCGGTGTACGTAGGGGAAGAGCGCGTGAGGCGCGTGGTTCCGACAAGCTATTTGAATCATCCGCTCTTTAGGATGCTCCTAGACAAGTCTCACGACGAGTTCCTCTGTTTCGAGCAGAAGGTTATGTTGGTCGTGCCTTGCAGCCTATCCGTTTTCCAAGACGTGGTGAACGCCGTTGAGTCTTGTAACGGAAACTTTGATTTCGGCGATTTTGTCGAAGagtttctataa